The DNA segment CGGGTCTTGTGCAGGTAAAAGCAATCGTTACTTTCCAGCTGCTCCTCAAAATATGGATGTTGTCTGACCATATCGGAGGTAAACTGAAGCTCTGCTGCTGCATCCCTGGATAAGGTAAACAGATTGCCATTCCGGTCTCTTGAACGGATTTGTTTCCTGGATAAGATGGGTATCTCCAGGTCTCCATATCGCATCACGGGAGTCAGCAAGACAAAATCTTCAGATTCAGAAAGGTAAATGAGCTGCTCATTCTCCAGGTCAAAACCTTTTTCTTCGATCTGCTTTTTCGTTGCAGCTTTCAGGTAGTCATAGGTCACTTTAACCCTGTTTTCGAGCTTGGAGAGAATGTCTTCCTGAAAAGCTTCAAATTTAGAATGGTGAATCAGCATCCGGTCATGGTGCTGCTTGAAGAAGTCAATCACCCTTAAAAAATCAGGATTGTCAATCAAATGAAGGTCGCGGTTCATTTGAATAAAATAATGATACTTCAACTGAATCTGATCCAGTGCGTAATCCATACCATCCAGTGTCAGTTTTCCAGACACTTCATAAAATTCCTGCCGCTGACTGACATGTAAACTCATGTCTGCGGTTCCGCTTTTTAGTTGTATGGGTACAATGGAGCTTGCAGTGAGGTTGCTGGATACTTTGGCATCATGAAGAAAGACATTCAGCTTTAAGGGGTTCTTTGCCAGCGCTTTTAAAGCATCCAGATCTGAACTCGTACGTTCTGAATTGTAGTTGTTTTGAAACTTCAATACCCCGCTATAGAATTTCAGCTCCTCTTTACTTTCCGTTTTCCAGAGCAGGTCTGAGGGGTTTATGGTATTTATTGGGTTTTTAAACTTGCCCTCAAGCGTGGTTTGTGCTTCAATCAGCTCGAGTGTAAGGTGACTGTAAAAGCGGTGTTGCCCAAACACCAGTCCCATTTTATGATTGGCTTTAGCTGCCATGGAAACCGGCAATTGCAAACCTTGTTTTGGCAGCAGGGTATTTCTAAGTTCCTGCTTGATTTGCCCGTTTAATGGAAAAAGCTCCTTTCTGACCGTCTTAATTTTGGTGTTCCCGTTATCGTATTCCAGTTCAAAAAAGTCGGCAAGATTTTCTTCCTTTTCCAGGCCATAATCTTTGGCCTGCAGCTTCATCCTTTCCCCGCGCAATTTTGCATCAAAGAAAAGACGGATCGCCGGACGTTCCATCAGGTTATGCAATGCCTGCGCCTGGTGCGCACATAATTTACTGCTGGTATCTGTGCAATTGCAGGTCAGGATCGTTACGTTTCCGCTTTGAGTAACGCCAACTCCCGGAAAAGGAATGCTGCTGCCAGGATGACTAAAAAAAACAGCATCAATTCGGATATCCTCGGGAAGCAGGTCATAATACCCCCTTGCCCCGGTATCCGGTTGCTCATTGACCTGTTTTAATATAAATAAGGTGGTTAGTTCTGAAAAATCAAAATCTCTTAAAATGTACTCTTTTCTAACATCCATTTCCTGCGGCAGTTCCAAATGCTAAAGGTAAGGAGAAAAAGAATTTAACCTGAGGATCTGTTTCTTTTTGTTGCAATGACCAGTCCGGTTGCCCAGCATTGCTTGGTAATCAGCAGGTCTTCTCTTTTTTCCAATGTTTCCAGAAGTTTTGTTGCTTTCCCGGCATGCCCCTCCGGCCAATTGTCCTGCGGCAACATATCGTCAATAATGTAGAATGCACCCGGTTTGAGCATGTGGATCGCTTCGTCGAGCATCAGGTATTTTCCATGCCAGGTATCGGCAAAAATATAATCGAATTTCTTATCGCTGTTTTTTTCCAGCCAGTCTCCTCCATCCGTACATTCCAGTTTTAACCGCTGGTCGGTACCTAAAAAATCTCTGGCAATCGCTAAAAACCGCTCGTCATTGTCAATAGAAATTAAGGAAGAAGACTCATCCATCCCATCCAGGATCCAGGAGGTAGATAATCCTGTTCCAGTACCCAATTCCAGAAAATCACCGCCTGGTTTTGAACCAGCCAGTGTTTTAAGCAGGGAGCAAGTCAGCACCTCAGAGGCCATGGAAAATTCCGAATCTATGGTTGCTTCATTGATGGCCACATAGGCCTTTGGGTAGGCTTGTCTGATTTCTTCTATCATTACTAAAGGGGATTTACTATATATAAAGGCAGAAGATAGTAAAATAGAAGAGAAAATAAAGCTTCTTTTAACTTTAAGCGTCGATTAAGTTTTCTTTTTCCAGTAAAGTCAGTACTTCGTTCCAGCTTTTAACCCGAACATGGTGATGTTGGTTCACATTATGTGAAGCATCAAACATAATTGCTTTCCCTTTGCAGAAGTCCAGATTTTTACAATGATCATCAATCAGGTAGTCGGTATCGATGATGCTCTTGTCACCGCAGAAAATGATATTCGTCCAGCTGATGAATGGAAAATGTTCTGCCAGCCATTGGTGTTTTTCGAATAAACATTGCGGAAATTCCATTGCTGCAGATACGATGTATACCTCATAATCTTCCATTAACCTGATCACCGCTGCCACTGCGCCTTCCATTACGGGAATCGTCCTGAAGAAACCAGGCGTATATACATATCTTTTAATGGCTGTTTTATCGGGAAAACCTTCAGGTTCTAAAACACCAAGTCTTTCTTCCCTTGGCACCCTGACGCCAAATTCATTTTCGTACCAGTCCATGAATTGTTGTTCTATGTCTGCAAGAACCCCATCCATGTCAATTCCAATCGTCTTTTTTATCTTATCCATGTGTTTTTCGTAATATATTGCAACAAATATAGCAATAATTTGCAACATATTGCAATATATTACGCAATTTAAATCCTTATATTTGCAACAATATGATAAAGGAAGAACGATTACAACTGATCATAGAACATATCCGCAAAGAGCGAAAAGTTCTATTGGGTGATTTAAGTACGCTATTGGGTGTTTCTGAAGACACTGTTAGACGTGACATTAAGGAGCTATCAGACCAGGGTTTGCTTAAAGCCGTTCGTGGTGGTGCAATTTCCCGCTCTCCGATCCCACGACATTTTCGTGAACGTGAACATTATGATGTGAGCCATAAAGGCATCATTGCAGAAAAGGCAGTCAAGCTGATCAAAAACGGGCAGGTTGTCCTGTTCGATTCCGGGACCTCTGTGCTTGCAATTGCCACACTCCTGCCGCTCGATCTGCAAATTACCGTAATTACCAATAGCTTTCCTGTTGCTTCGGTTCTGGAAGACCATCCCTGCATAGAAGTGATTTTCCTTGGCGGAAGATTAAACAAATCTTCCTTCTCTACTTCTGGTTTTGAAGTGATCCAGACGATCAGAGGCATCCGCCCGGACCTTTGTTTTTTAGGCATTTGTAGTATTGACCTGATCTCCGGTGTTACCGGAATCAGTTACGAAGATTGCCAGGTAAAAAAAGCAATGGTAGAGACATCTAAACAGATTATCGCACTTGCGACGGTAGAAAAACTAGGTACCACTGAACCCTATTACATCACCAGTATGAGTGATATTGATACCATTATCACCGATATTGATCCGGAGCATGAAAGCCTGAAAGCTTATAAAGATGCAGGAATCAGACTGGAATAAAACAGCTGATTCCTGCAAATACTGATGATATTAAAACAGATACCTGGTACTTAAGAAATTGGAACTGTTACCTTCCACAATTTCATTGATCAGGTGTTTGTTGTTTTCATTCAATTTCGTTGCCACCAGGGAACGGATCGAGAAGGAGCGCAAAGCATCAACCACTGATAAAGTGCCTTCGGCACTGTCTTTTCTTCCCGTGAACGGAAACACATCCGGGCCACGCTGACATTGACAATTGATATTTACACGGCTCACCTGATTCACTAATGGATCAATTAATGCCGCAATCTCTTCTTCGTCATTGCTAAAAATGCTGACCTGCTGACCATGAGTAGATTCGATCAGGTAGTCGATCGTTTCTTCCAGATCATCGAAAGGAACCACCGGAATTACCGGACCAAACTGCTCCTCGGTATACAGCTTCATTTCTTTGTTTACCGGATATACAATTGCCGGATATACAAAAGATTCATTCACTGCTCCCCCATGTTCATTGATCACCGTTGCACCATTTGCGACGGCATCAGCGATACATTCCTGCAAATAGGCAGGCTTATGTGGTTCTGGCAGAGGGGTTAAAGAAACGCCGTTTTCCCAGGGCATTCCAAATTTCAGTTGCCCGACTGCCTTCGTCAGCTCCTTTAGAAAGACATCCGCCAGTGTCCGGTGAATAAAAATAATCTTTAATGCTGTACAACGTTGCCCATTAAAGGACAAAGCGCCCAGCACGGTTTCCTGAACCGCCAGCTGAACATCTGCTTTGGCTGTAATGATCGCTGCATTCTTGGCATCCAGGCCGAGGATAGCCCTCAGACGGTTTACTTTTGGATGTAATTTTTTCAGTTCATTTGCGACCTTACTGGAACCAATTAAAGTCAACACATTGATCTGACCAGATTTCATCAGGTCAGGAATGATTTTATTCCCCCGTCCATAGATCGTATTGACCACGCCTTTTGGAAAACAATCCCGAAAGGCTTCCAACAAAGGATAATGTAATAAAGTTCCGTGTTTAGGCGGTTTAAACAGCAAGGTATTCCCCATGATCAATGCCGGAATCAGGGTCGTAAAGGTTTCATTCAACGGGTAATTGAAAGGCCCCATACACAATACAACGCCCAAAGGGGAACGTCTGATCTGCGCCACGATTCCCTGCTCAATACTGAACCTGGAAGACTGGCGGTCCAGGTCTTTCAAGGCATCTATCGTCGCATGAATGTATTCTACGGTCCGGTCAAACTCTTTGACAGAATCTGCATAAGATTTACCAATCTCCCACATCAGTAGTTTCACGACGATTGCTTTCTTCTCTATAATCCGGCCGGTAAATTTCTCTACACAGCTGATTCTGTCGCCGACACTCATGGTTGGCCATTCGCCTCTTCCATTGTTGTAAGCAGTCACAGCGGCATCCAATGCTTCGGCCGCTTCCTTTTCACTACATAAAGGATAAGTCCCAATCACTTTGCGCTTCAGCCCTTCCGGGGTTTTCAGACAGATTGGCGACAACACTTCATGTACTTCTCCATCCCATGCACGTAGTTCACCATTGCTCAGGTATTCCCGCTGGTGAACCTCCTCTTCTAATTTAAATTCCTCCGGAACCTGATGTGCTTCCACAAAGATGGCCTGGAGCTGTTCATTAAAATTCATAGTCATATGGTCGGTTAGGTTAATCTTACAGATTTATAAATCAGTGATCGGTGTGTATTTTGGAACCAGTGATTTCATCACTACCCAGGCCAGTAAATAAGCCACCGCACAAATCGCAAACATAATGGTATAGCCTGTCTGTGTATGTCCTAACAGCTTGTAATGGTCAAACAGGGCGCCGCCTAATTTCGACATCACCACGCCGCCCATACCGCCGGCCATACCACCAATTCCGATTACCGAAGCGATGCTTTTTTTAGGAAACATATCGGAAACAGTGGTGAAAATATTTGCTGACCATGCCTGGTGTGCAGAAGCACCAATTCCAATCAGGACCACAGGGATCCAGAAGCTAATGTGCCCCAGAGGCTGTGCCGCCAATACCAATAATGGAAATAAGGCAATGACAAACATGGCACGCATGCGTCCGTCATAAGGCGAATATCCCTTTTTAATGAAGTACATCGGGAACCATCCCCCGCCAATACTTCCAATCATCGTCATGCTATACAATACCGTTAAAGGCATCATGATGTCTGTTCCCGTTAAGCTGTACTGTACTTTAAGGTAAGAAGGCAGCCAGAACAGGAAGAACCACCAAACTCCATCGGTCATGAACTTACCGAAGGCAAATGCCCAGGTTTGTTTGTATCCTAATAATTTAAACCAGGCTACCTTTTCAGTTGGGGCGACTTCCGCTACCGGCGCTTCCTCCTGCTGATCGCTATTGATATAAGCCAGTTCAGCTGCGTTCATGCGTTTTTGTTTTTCTGGTTTATCATAAAAAACATACCAGAAGCCCAGCCAGATAAAGCCAACTGCACCTACAATGATAAACGCAGATTCCCATCCCCAGACTTTTGCGATCCATGGCACTGTTAGCGGTGCTAAAATGGCGCCAACATTGGCTCCGGAGTTAAAGATTCCGGTAGCAAAAGAACGTTCTTTCTTTGGGAAATATTCTGCAGTCGCCTTAATGGCTGCCGGAAAATTTGCCGATTCACCAAAAGCCAGGACGGCTCTTGCCAGGATAAAGCCGATTACGGAAACCGGTACCATTCCTAATCCGACCCAACTGATCAGTGCTGCTGCACTTACGCCGATAGGTACCGCAACCGCATGCATGATGGCGCCTATAGACCAGATGATCAGCGCAATGATGTATCCCCATTTCGTTCCCAAACGGTCTACAAACCTTCCTGCAAAGAGCATGGAGATGGCATATACAAATTGAAATGCCGCTGTGATATTGGCATAGTCACTATTGGTCCAGTTAAATTCTTTCTCCAGCATGGGATGCAGGAGGCTCAACACCTGACGGTCAAGGTAATTGACTGTCGTTGCAAAAAACAATAATGCACAGATTGTCCATCTGTAATTACCCATTTTAGTCTCTTTCATTATATTTGGCTTTGGTTGGTTAGGTCAATTGGTTGGGCATTATCTGCCCGATTTTACCAGATCAATTGTCTTTCTGGTTAAGGTGTCTAATTCGTTATAATTTTTGTTTTCTAATATTTCTTTACTGATCAGCTTGCTGCCCATGCCAACTGCACAAACGCCCGATTTAAACCAGTCGCTGATGTTGCGCTGCTCAATCTCCACTCCACCTGTCGGGATGAACAACTGACCTGGAAAAAGATCTTTAATCGCCGACATATAAGATGGGCCAAGAATGTTTGCAGGAAACAATTTGATCAATCCGGCTTTGAGCTGATGGGCAGTATTGATCTCTGTAGGCGTAAAACATCCCGGAATCCAGAGTAAACCTTTGGAATGAACCAGTTCGCCTACTTCAGGATTTACGATTGGGCAAACGATAAAATGGGCGCCAACGGCGATAAAATCTTCTGCTTCTTTAACTGTTTTTATCGTGCCTATTCCCAGGTAAAGGTCTTGCATTTCCGTTTTAAGTGTCTCTATCAGCATACTGAAATTCGCCAGAGCTGCAGGACCACGATTGGTATATTCCAACACTCTGATTCCCGCTTTATATAATGTCCTGATAATATCCAGACTCACCTGAGCATCTTCAAAATAAAATAATGGAAGGATTCCCTGATCTGTGATGGCTTTTAAAGAACTTTCTTTTGTTTTCATTTCTATATTTTTTTACCGTACGTCTTATTTATTTTTCTGTTTAAAAGCTGGTTTCATAAGGTTGAACCACCAGCTGAATGTCTTCGATTTTTGTGGTATTGAAATCAGTGGTCGTAAAAAGCTTGGCGAAGGCCGCGCGGGTAGCAAATCCAAGAATTTCTGCAGGAGGCAGCTGATGGTAAAAACCATAAATCAAGCCTGCCATATAACAATCACCGCTTCCTATTTTTCCGCCGATCTTTTCCGCGCGGTACTCTTTGGAAACAAACAACTCATTTTCCGTAAACAAAGTGCTGTAATATTTAACACCGGTTTTAAAGTCAAACCTGAAGGTATTGGCTACTGCAGTACATTTAGGAAATGCAGCGATAATCGCTTTGGAGCTTATTGTTGCCTGTTCCAAATAATGTGCTTTCAGGTCTGCTTCGACCAGGCCCGCAGGTACAGGAATGCCCAGCATGTTTTCAGCGGCCCAGATGTTTCCCATGATGAGGTCGCAATACGGGGCCAAAAGCGGCATGACATCTATCGGATCTTTTCCGTATTTCCATAATTTACTTCTGAAATTCAGGTCCAGTGAAATGCGGATATTCCTTTCGGAAGCCGCCTTTAACGCTTCTTCACATACCGCTGCAACATCTGCGTTTAATGCCGGACAAATCGCGCTGAAATGAAACCAGCTAATTCCTTCGAAAACGGCATCCCAATCAATTATCCCTGTTTTTAGGGTAGAGAAAGAAGAATAATTACGGTCGTAAATTACACCCGAGTTCTTGAGGTCTTTCCCGTTAGCCAGGTAATATAAACCAATCCGTTCTCCCAGGTATTGCATCGGACTCGTGTCTATATTCAGCTGATCCAGATGAGCAACCACC comes from the Pedobacter sp. FW305-3-2-15-E-R2A2 genome and includes:
- a CDS encoding MFS transporter; this encodes MKETKMGNYRWTICALLFFATTVNYLDRQVLSLLHPMLEKEFNWTNSDYANITAAFQFVYAISMLFAGRFVDRLGTKWGYIIALIIWSIGAIMHAVAVPIGVSAAALISWVGLGMVPVSVIGFILARAVLAFGESANFPAAIKATAEYFPKKERSFATGIFNSGANVGAILAPLTVPWIAKVWGWESAFIIVGAVGFIWLGFWYVFYDKPEKQKRMNAAELAYINSDQQEEAPVAEVAPTEKVAWFKLLGYKQTWAFAFGKFMTDGVWWFFLFWLPSYLKVQYSLTGTDIMMPLTVLYSMTMIGSIGGGWFPMYFIKKGYSPYDGRMRAMFVIALFPLLVLAAQPLGHISFWIPVVLIGIGASAHQAWSANIFTTVSDMFPKKSIASVIGIGGMAGGMGGVVMSKLGGALFDHYKLLGHTQTGYTIMFAICAVAYLLAWVVMKSLVPKYTPITDL
- a CDS encoding DeoR/GlpR family DNA-binding transcription regulator; protein product: MIKEERLQLIIEHIRKERKVLLGDLSTLLGVSEDTVRRDIKELSDQGLLKAVRGGAISRSPIPRHFREREHYDVSHKGIIAEKAVKLIKNGQVVLFDSGTSVLAIATLLPLDLQITVITNSFPVASVLEDHPCIEVIFLGGRLNKSSFSTSGFEVIQTIRGIRPDLCFLGICSIDLISGVTGISYEDCQVKKAMVETSKQIIALATVEKLGTTEPYYITSMSDIDTIITDIDPEHESLKAYKDAGIRLE
- a CDS encoding bifunctional 4-hydroxy-2-oxoglutarate aldolase/2-dehydro-3-deoxy-phosphogluconate aldolase; the encoded protein is MKTKESSLKAITDQGILPLFYFEDAQVSLDIIRTLYKAGIRVLEYTNRGPAALANFSMLIETLKTEMQDLYLGIGTIKTVKEAEDFIAVGAHFIVCPIVNPEVGELVHSKGLLWIPGCFTPTEINTAHQLKAGLIKLFPANILGPSYMSAIKDLFPGQLFIPTGGVEIEQRNISDWFKSGVCAVGMGSKLISKEILENKNYNELDTLTRKTIDLVKSGR
- a CDS encoding 5'(3')-deoxyribonucleotidase yields the protein MDKIKKTIGIDMDGVLADIEQQFMDWYENEFGVRVPREERLGVLEPEGFPDKTAIKRYVYTPGFFRTIPVMEGAVAAVIRLMEDYEVYIVSAAMEFPQCLFEKHQWLAEHFPFISWTNIIFCGDKSIIDTDYLIDDHCKNLDFCKGKAIMFDASHNVNQHHHVRVKSWNEVLTLLEKENLIDA
- a CDS encoding class I SAM-dependent methyltransferase encodes the protein MIEEIRQAYPKAYVAINEATIDSEFSMASEVLTCSLLKTLAGSKPGGDFLELGTGTGLSTSWILDGMDESSSLISIDNDERFLAIARDFLGTDQRLKLECTDGGDWLEKNSDKKFDYIFADTWHGKYLMLDEAIHMLKPGAFYIIDDMLPQDNWPEGHAGKATKLLETLEKREDLLITKQCWATGLVIATKRNRSSG
- a CDS encoding sugar kinase; its protein translation is MGKVLNFGELLLRISPDVEGAWLKENNLPFYVGGAEANVAAALALWGVPSAYLSAVPDNFLSRQVVAHLDQLNIDTSPMQYLGERIGLYYLANGKDLKNSGVIYDRNYSSFSTLKTGIIDWDAVFEGISWFHFSAICPALNADVAAVCEEALKAASERNIRISLDLNFRSKLWKYGKDPIDVMPLLAPYCDLIMGNIWAAENMLGIPVPAGLVEADLKAHYLEQATISSKAIIAAFPKCTAVANTFRFDFKTGVKYYSTLFTENELFVSKEYRAEKIGGKIGSGDCYMAGLIYGFYHQLPPAEILGFATRAAFAKLFTTTDFNTTKIEDIQLVVQPYETSF
- a CDS encoding NADP-dependent glyceraldehyde-3-phosphate dehydrogenase; translation: MNFNEQLQAIFVEAHQVPEEFKLEEEVHQREYLSNGELRAWDGEVHEVLSPICLKTPEGLKRKVIGTYPLCSEKEAAEALDAAVTAYNNGRGEWPTMSVGDRISCVEKFTGRIIEKKAIVVKLLMWEIGKSYADSVKEFDRTVEYIHATIDALKDLDRQSSRFSIEQGIVAQIRRSPLGVVLCMGPFNYPLNETFTTLIPALIMGNTLLFKPPKHGTLLHYPLLEAFRDCFPKGVVNTIYGRGNKIIPDLMKSGQINVLTLIGSSKVANELKKLHPKVNRLRAILGLDAKNAAIITAKADVQLAVQETVLGALSFNGQRCTALKIIFIHRTLADVFLKELTKAVGQLKFGMPWENGVSLTPLPEPHKPAYLQECIADAVANGATVINEHGGAVNESFVYPAIVYPVNKEMKLYTEEQFGPVIPVVPFDDLEETIDYLIESTHGQQVSIFSNDEEEIAALIDPLVNQVSRVNINCQCQRGPDVFPFTGRKDSAEGTLSVVDALRSFSIRSLVATKLNENNKHLINEIVEGNSSNFLSTRYLF